In the Populus trichocarpa isolate Nisqually-1 chromosome 1, P.trichocarpa_v4.1, whole genome shotgun sequence genome, one interval contains:
- the LOC7465146 gene encoding translocation protein sec62 isoform X2 encodes MQTLKQAAKKDVFQLFAEKVRDHKGLVSRWAVLQETRVEYFRGKDFVSFLKNHPEIKDILESNKNLEVEEIVDTLLSKNLLVRCDRVVKTVRPGKKKLSTWPAHLEIFPDQVFSESDSFFAWTFVKQRPLWQTLLSLSWPVLTLAICLFPIYPHGCKLLILYSCAGLLLLIFSLLSLRATVFGALYIILGKRVWLFPNILAEEATLGELFRLWPNKDEEERPKWTTRLFYALLAVLVILLLRHHAPDEAARARYQKRMSNIIDDVLEWSPSLALSGMMEKQPTLVNATEPNDFTDSGQTDSEKVPPAGDEGGETILEQHEDEEIKNIEDAADQHQHQDHI; translated from the exons ATGCAAACTTTG AAACAAGCTGCAAAAAAAGATGTGTTTCAGTTGTTTGCCGAGAAGGTAAGAGATCACAAGGGTTTGGTTTCTCGTTGGGCTGTCTTACAAGAGACACGTGTTGAATATTTTAGAGGAAAGGATTTTGTAAGCTTTCTGAAAAATCATCCAGAGATTAAAGATATATTAGAGTCAAATAAGAATTTAGAGGTTGAAGAAATTGTTGATACTTTATTAAGTAAGAACCTTTTAGTGCGTTGTGATCGTGTGGTGAAAACTGTTCGTCCTGGGAAGAAAAAGCTGTCTACCTGGCCAGCACATCTAGAGATCTTTCCT GATCAAGTGTTTTCAGAAAGTGATTCCTTTTTTGCGTGGACGTTCGTAAAACAGAGGCCGTTATGGCAGACACTCCTCTCACTTTCTTGGCCTGTGCTGACTCTTGCAATTTGCCTGTTTCCTATATACCCACATGGGTGCAAGCTATTAATCCTCTACTCTTGTGCTGGACTTCTTTTGCTTATTTTCTCACTTCTTTCAT TGAGAGCAACAGTATTCGGTGCTTTATACATCATTCTTGGAAAGCGTGTTTGGTTATTCCCTAACATCCTTGCTGAAGAAGCTACCTTGGGAGAATTATTCCGTTTATGGCCAAACAAGGATGAGGAGGAGAGGCCCAAGTGGACAACGAGGCTTTTCTATGCATTACTAGCTGTGCTCGTTATATTACTGCTGAGGCACCATGCTCCCGATGAAGCTGCCAGAGCAAG GTATCAGAAGCGGATGTCCAACATAATTGACGATGTTCTTGAGTGGTCTCCAAGTTTGGCGCTGTCTGGAATGATGGAGAAGCAGCCAACTTTGGTGAATGCCACAGAACCCAACGATTTTACAGATTCTGGTCAAACAGACTCGGAGAAGGTGCCTCCAGCAGGTGATGAAGGTGGAGAAACCATCTTGGAACAACACGAGGATGAAGAAATCAAAAACATAGAGGATGCCGCTGATCAACATCAGCATCAAGATCATATATGA
- the LOC7485749 gene encoding uncharacterized protein LOC7485749, giving the protein MLSFCCLSLCNIRQQSPLPRLSWLTNKKTTPVVSLWLAPVYGHGFKRTSKDQSCLVPSFIVHAVEKDSEKYEIDSDKAKEALQKLDQQLQAFSEKQISSPKIRASDVKLTRDEMTEEVPEVSGSVLVYTAAALFLFTIFYNIFFLTVLQPSVDGPLPKPEPETIQAITATTMERKPPKEAILQLLPLMSEVLIQSSGGGNN; this is encoded by the exons ATGCTCTCTTTCTGCTGTCTCTCCCTCTGCAATATTAGGCAGCAATCACCACTTCCTCGACTCTCTTGGCTCACTAACAAGAAGACTACACCAGTCGTTTCTCTGTGGCTAGCACCTGTATATGGTCATGGCTTCAAGAGAACAAGCAAAGACCAATCTTGTTTGGTACCTTCTTTTATTGTCCACGCAGTAGAGAAAGACTCGGAAAAATATGAGATAGACTCAGATAAGGCCAAAGAAGCCCTTCAAAAACTTGACCAGCAGCTCCAAGCCTTCTCTGAGAAACAAATCAGCTCTCCAAAGATAAGAG CTTCTGACGTGAAACTTACAAGAGATGAAATGACAGAAGAAGTGCCGGAAGTTTCAGGGTCTGTCCTGGTATATACAGCTGcagctctctttcttttcacaatTTTCTACAACATATTCTTCCTTACAGTGCTACAACCATCCGTAGACGGACCACTACCCAAACCAGAACCTGAAACAATTCAAGCAATCACTGCTACTACAATGGAAAGAAAACCTCCCAAAGAAGCTATTTTGCAGCTGCTGCCATTAATGTCTGAAGTTCTTATACAAAGCTCTGGAGGTGGCAATAATTAA
- the LOC7465146 gene encoding translocation protein sec62 isoform X1 codes for MKKSGGAADKKRVRRSSGAVPNGTRDLNSDTPPRKQAAKKDVFQLFAEKVRDHKGLVSRWAVLQETRVEYFRGKDFVSFLKNHPEIKDILESNKNLEVEEIVDTLLSKNLLVRCDRVVKTVRPGKKKLSTWPAHLEIFPDQVFSESDSFFAWTFVKQRPLWQTLLSLSWPVLTLAICLFPIYPHGCKLLILYSCAGLLLLIFSLLSLRATVFGALYIILGKRVWLFPNILAEEATLGELFRLWPNKDEEERPKWTTRLFYALLAVLVILLLRHHAPDEAARARYQKRMSNIIDDVLEWSPSLALSGMMEKQPTLVNATEPNDFTDSGQTDSEKVPPAGDEGGETILEQHEDEEIKNIEDAADQHQHQDHI; via the exons ATGAAGAAATCAGGAGGGGCAGCAGACAAGAAAAGGGTTCGAAGATCATCAGGAGCTGTACCAAATGGCACCAGAGATCTAAACTCTGATACCCCTCCTAGG AAACAAGCTGCAAAAAAAGATGTGTTTCAGTTGTTTGCCGAGAAGGTAAGAGATCACAAGGGTTTGGTTTCTCGTTGGGCTGTCTTACAAGAGACACGTGTTGAATATTTTAGAGGAAAGGATTTTGTAAGCTTTCTGAAAAATCATCCAGAGATTAAAGATATATTAGAGTCAAATAAGAATTTAGAGGTTGAAGAAATTGTTGATACTTTATTAAGTAAGAACCTTTTAGTGCGTTGTGATCGTGTGGTGAAAACTGTTCGTCCTGGGAAGAAAAAGCTGTCTACCTGGCCAGCACATCTAGAGATCTTTCCT GATCAAGTGTTTTCAGAAAGTGATTCCTTTTTTGCGTGGACGTTCGTAAAACAGAGGCCGTTATGGCAGACACTCCTCTCACTTTCTTGGCCTGTGCTGACTCTTGCAATTTGCCTGTTTCCTATATACCCACATGGGTGCAAGCTATTAATCCTCTACTCTTGTGCTGGACTTCTTTTGCTTATTTTCTCACTTCTTTCAT TGAGAGCAACAGTATTCGGTGCTTTATACATCATTCTTGGAAAGCGTGTTTGGTTATTCCCTAACATCCTTGCTGAAGAAGCTACCTTGGGAGAATTATTCCGTTTATGGCCAAACAAGGATGAGGAGGAGAGGCCCAAGTGGACAACGAGGCTTTTCTATGCATTACTAGCTGTGCTCGTTATATTACTGCTGAGGCACCATGCTCCCGATGAAGCTGCCAGAGCAAG GTATCAGAAGCGGATGTCCAACATAATTGACGATGTTCTTGAGTGGTCTCCAAGTTTGGCGCTGTCTGGAATGATGGAGAAGCAGCCAACTTTGGTGAATGCCACAGAACCCAACGATTTTACAGATTCTGGTCAAACAGACTCGGAGAAGGTGCCTCCAGCAGGTGATGAAGGTGGAGAAACCATCTTGGAACAACACGAGGATGAAGAAATCAAAAACATAGAGGATGCCGCTGATCAACATCAGCATCAAGATCATATATGA
- the LOC7465144 gene encoding calcium-dependent protein kinase 7, which translates to MGNCCVTPTGASSSEKKVKGKKKEKKNPFFGDNYAVINESGNVDKLGVLKEPTGRDILAHYDLGRELGRGEFGVTYLCTDINTGEKFACKSISKKKLRTAVDIEDVRREVEIMKHLPAHPNIVSLKASYEDDSAVHIVMELCEGGELFDRIVARGHYTERAAAAVMRTIVEVVQMCHKHGVIHRDLKPENFLFANKKETSALKTIDFGLSVFFKPGERFNEIVGSPYYMAPEVLKRNYGPEVDVWSAGVILYILLCGVPPFWAETEQGVAQAIIRSVIDFKRDPWPRVSDNAKGLVMKMLNPDPKLRLTAQQVLEHPWIQNAKKAPNVPLGETVKARLKQFSVMNKLKKRALRVIAEHLSVEEVAGIKDAFDSMDTGKKGSINLEELRVGLQKLGQHIADADLQILMEAADIDGDGALNYGEFVAISVHIKKMGNDEHLHKAFAFFDRNQSGYIEIEELRESLNDDIDTSSEDVINAIMHDVDTDKDGRISYEEFATMMKAGTDWRKASRQYSRERFNSLSITLRRDGSLQVAS; encoded by the exons ATGGGTAATTGCTGTGTAACCCCTACTGGGGCTTCTTCATCTGAGAAGAAAGTCAAAgggaaaaagaaggagaagaaaaatccATTCTTTGGTGATAATTATGCTGTAATCAATGAATCCGGAAATGTGGATAAGCTTGGGGTCTTGAAAGAACCTACTGGCAGGGATATCTTGGCGCATTATGATCTGGGTCGTGAGCTTGGCCGTGGTGAGTTTGGTGTTACGTATTTGTGTACTGATATAAACACTGGTGAGAAGTTTGCCTGTAAGTCTATATCCAAGAAGAAGCTAAGGACTGCTGTGGATATCGAGGACGTGAGGAGGGAGGTGGAGATAATGAAGCATTTGCCTGCTCATCCAAATATTGTGTCCTTAAAGGCTAGTTATGAGGATGATTCTGCTGTGCACATTGTGATGGAATTGTGTGAGGGAGGAGAGTTGTTTGATAGGATTGTGGCAAGGGGGCATTACACAGAAAGAGCAGCTGCTGCAGTTATGCGTACTATTGTGGAAGTTGTCCAG ATGTGCCATAAGCATGGAGTCATCCATCGAGATCTCAAACCGGAGAACTTCCTATTTGCGAATAAGAAGGAAACCTCTGCACTGAAGACAATTGATTTTGGATTGTCAGTCTTCTTTAAACCTG GCGAGAGATTTAATGAGATAGTTGGAAGTCCTTATTACATGGCTCCAGAGGTTTTAAAGCGCAATTATGGCCCTGAAGTTGATGTCTGGAGTGCTGGAgtcattctttatattttactttgCGGTGTCCCTCCTTTCTGGGCAG AAACTGAGCAAGGGGTAGCGCAGGCAATTATTCGCTCCGTCATTGATTTCAAGAGGGACCCTTGGCCTAGAGTTTCTGATAACGCGAAGGGTCTTGTGATGAAAATGCTTAATCCTGATCCTAAGCTAAGGCTTACAGCTCAGCAAGTGCTTG AGCATCCTTGGATACAAAATGCAAAGAAGGCTCCAAATGTCCCACTCGGTGAGACTGTGAAAGCAAGGCTCAAACAGTTTTCTGTGATGAATAAGCTCAAGAAAAGAGCTCTGAGG GTGATAGCTGAACACTTGTCAGTGGAGGAAGTAGCTGGCATAAAGGATGCCTTTGATTCGATGGACACTGGAAAAAAAGGCAGCATTAACCTTGAGGAGCTTAGGGTTGGGTTGCAAAAGCTCGGCCAACATATTGCTGATGCAGATCTTCAGATCCTTATGGAAGCT GCTGATATTGATGGTGATGGAGCTCTGAATTATGGAGAGTTCGTAGCGATTTcagttcacattaaaaaaatgggCAATGACGAGCACCTGCACAAGGCTTTCGCATTTTTTGATCGGAACCAGAGTGGTTACATTGAGATTGAAGAGTTGCGAGAATCTTTGAATGATGACATTGACACAAGCAGTGAGGATGTTATCAATGCTATTATGCATGATGTTGACACTGACAAG GATGGGCGCATAAGTTATGAGGAGTTTGCTACGATGATGAAGGCTGGTACAGACTGGAGAAAAGCCTCCAGGCAATATTCACGGGAAAGATTTAACAGTCTGAGCATAACATTAAGGCGGGATGGATCATTGCAGGTAGCCAGTTAA
- the LOC7465145 gene encoding uncharacterized protein LOC7465145: MAVTKEELEFLETRKLLKEQIRKRNCPHHLSKLSNSDHHKTKTYGSFFGPSQPSIAPRVIQESKSKLQTQIPQHRAVSADILLSAMDNQTKVQRLRQTRDYSFLFSDDNNLTPPVSSATPTQASVPSIKHYADVKRLRKFNDPELKPKQPALACSLKPLTNKAVMEKIPSRMSLQYQPLTNKAVMEKIPSRMSLQYQCTDKRKPIIKAVHPTKQFAGSNDSKGPRRPNDATLNPKQPVKPHEMKNKRVRDNISSPAVSNLQDHRPKKRRLSDEEDECEGEKALLIIRKMFNTKRFAGRDDRDIKMEASFGDITKEEKRSERLGRKEDREQLRLLEENARRQRMRKHNQGTKFLI; encoded by the coding sequence ATGGCCGTCACCAAGGAGGAGCTGGAGTTTCTTGAAACAAGAAAGCTGCTTAAAGAACAAATCCGAAAACGAAATTGTCCTCATCATCTCTCGAAGCTTTCAAATTCTGATCATCATAAAACTAAAACTTACGGATCATTCTTTGGCCCTTCTCAACCGAGTATCGCTCCGAGAGTTATTCAAGAAAGCAAAAGCAAGCTACAAACCCAGATTCCACAACATAGAGCAGTAAGTGCCGATATCCTTCTTTCTGCAATGGATAATCAGACCAAAGTCCAAAGGCTTCGACAGACAAGAGACTACTCTTTCCTGTTCTCTGACGACAATAATCTGACGCCACCAGTTTCTAGTGCCACTCCTACACAAGCATCAGTGCCTTCAATAAAGCACTATGCAGATGTGAAGCGGTTAAGAAAATTCAATGACCCTGAATTGAAGCCGAAACAGCCAGCCCTGGCATGTTCATTGAAGCCTCTCACAAACAAGGCGGTAATGGAGAAAATCCCATCACGTATGTCCTTGCAATATCAGCCTCTCACAAACAAGGCGGTAATGGAGAAAATCCCATCACGTATGTCCTTGCAATATCAATGTACCGATAAAAGAAAGCCTATCATCAAAGCAGTTCATCCAACAAAGCAGTTCGCGGGTAGCAACGATAGCAAGGGACCACGAAGACCCAACGATGCAACATTGAATCCCAAACAGCCAGTGAAGCCACATGAGATGAAAAACAAGCGAGTACGCGACAATATTTCATCGCCGGCTGTCTCTAATTTGCAAGATCATCGTCCCAAGAAAAGAAGACTTtcagatgaagaagatgaatgtGAAGGTGAAAAGGCTCTTCTCATAATCAGAAAAATGTTCAACACCAAAAGGTTTGCTGGTCGTGACGATAGAGATATAAAAATGGAGGCAAGCTTTGGAGACATAAcgaaggaagagaaaagaagtgAAAGGCTTGGCAGGAAAGAAGATCGAGAGCAACTCCGCCTATTAGAAGAAAACGCGAGGCGCCAGCGGATGAGGAAGCATAATCAAGGAACAAAATTTTTGATATAG
- the LOC7484033 gene encoding nuclear transcription factor Y subunit A-1 isoform X1 codes for MRSKPENTNGLDADLKDIEYTVNSEPWWRNIGYSSIPPAMTGGNASNLTTPEGHNGSESNDDQSLSSGRLNEEDADANKDSQATASSQLGNGLHYQNLQSVVSSMTRTHDGLSQSPQFELVSHSIACASNPYQDAYYSGMMAYGHQPLGYPHFVGMPHARMLLPLEVAQEPVYVNAKQYPGIIRRRQQRAKAEVEKKLIKSRKPYLHESRHQHAIRRERSSGGRFAKKSGDDASKNTSERKLNGSGPLRASQSGSSSGSEPFSSDSVETLKSSDGQKEARASQVHDTFEAYGYANRDGHYQNHHGLQSSTYGLYLGENKDGDRSRENEDEDHPGRQLRKQAKTSSAHQ; via the exons ATGCGGTCAAAGCCTGAGAACACAAATGGTCTAGATGCTGATCTGAAGGACATTGAATACACCGTTAACTCTGAACCCTGGTGGCGCAATATCGGTTATAGTTCCATACCTCCTGCCATGACTGGGGGAAATGCATCCAACTTAACCACACCAGAAGGACATAATGGTTCAGAATCAAATGATGATCAGTCTCTGTCGAGTGGTAGATTGAACGAGGAAGATGCTGATGCTAACAAAGATTCCCAAGCCACTGCATCGTCTCAATTAG GGAATGGTTTACATTACCAAAATCTTCAGAGTGTTGTGTCAAGTATGACTAGAACGCATGATGGCCTCTCCCAGTCTCCACAGTTTGAGCTTGTTAGTCACTCTATT GCATGTGCATCGAATCCATACCAGGATGCGTATTACAGCGGAATGATGGCTTATGGACATCAGCCTCTG GGTTACCCTCATTTTGTTGGAATGCCACATGCCAGAATGCTCTTGCCCCTTGAGGTGGCTCAGGAACCGGTTTATGTGAATGCCAAACAATACCCGGGGATTATTAGGCGAAGACAGCAACGTGCAAAAGCTGAGGTTGAGAAGAAGCTGATAAAATCTAGAAAG CCATATCTTCATGAATCTCGGCACCAGCATGCTATTAGAAGGGAAAGGAGCTCTGGAGGACGTTTTGCGAAGAAAAGTGGTGATGATGCTTCCAAGAACACATCTGAAAGAAAGCTCAATGGTTCTGGTCCACTTCGTGCATCTCAGTCAGGGAGTTCATCAGGTTCTGAACCATTCTCCTCTGACTCTGTTGAAACTTTGAAATCCTCTGATGGTCAAAAAGAAGCAAGGGCGTCCCAAGTGCATGACACTTTTGAAGCTTATGGGTATGCAAATAGAGATGGCCATTATCAGAACCACCATGGCTTGCAATCCTCTACATATGGCCTGTACTTGGGTGAAAACAAGGACGGAGACCGTTCACGTGAAAACGAGGATGAAGATCATCCAGGCCGGCAGCTGAGGAAGCAGGCCAAAACGTCTTCTGCCCACCAGTGA
- the LOC7484033 gene encoding nuclear transcription factor Y subunit A-1 isoform X2, producing MRSKPENTNGLDADLKDIEYTVNSEPWWRNIGYSSIPPAMTGGNASNLTTPEGHNGSESNDDQSLSSGRLNEEDADANKDSQATASSQLGNGLHYQNLQSVVSSMTRTHDGLSQSPQFELACASNPYQDAYYSGMMAYGHQPLGYPHFVGMPHARMLLPLEVAQEPVYVNAKQYPGIIRRRQQRAKAEVEKKLIKSRKPYLHESRHQHAIRRERSSGGRFAKKSGDDASKNTSERKLNGSGPLRASQSGSSSGSEPFSSDSVETLKSSDGQKEARASQVHDTFEAYGYANRDGHYQNHHGLQSSTYGLYLGENKDGDRSRENEDEDHPGRQLRKQAKTSSAHQ from the exons ATGCGGTCAAAGCCTGAGAACACAAATGGTCTAGATGCTGATCTGAAGGACATTGAATACACCGTTAACTCTGAACCCTGGTGGCGCAATATCGGTTATAGTTCCATACCTCCTGCCATGACTGGGGGAAATGCATCCAACTTAACCACACCAGAAGGACATAATGGTTCAGAATCAAATGATGATCAGTCTCTGTCGAGTGGTAGATTGAACGAGGAAGATGCTGATGCTAACAAAGATTCCCAAGCCACTGCATCGTCTCAATTAG GGAATGGTTTACATTACCAAAATCTTCAGAGTGTTGTGTCAAGTATGACTAGAACGCATGATGGCCTCTCCCAGTCTCCACAGTTTGAGCTT GCATGTGCATCGAATCCATACCAGGATGCGTATTACAGCGGAATGATGGCTTATGGACATCAGCCTCTG GGTTACCCTCATTTTGTTGGAATGCCACATGCCAGAATGCTCTTGCCCCTTGAGGTGGCTCAGGAACCGGTTTATGTGAATGCCAAACAATACCCGGGGATTATTAGGCGAAGACAGCAACGTGCAAAAGCTGAGGTTGAGAAGAAGCTGATAAAATCTAGAAAG CCATATCTTCATGAATCTCGGCACCAGCATGCTATTAGAAGGGAAAGGAGCTCTGGAGGACGTTTTGCGAAGAAAAGTGGTGATGATGCTTCCAAGAACACATCTGAAAGAAAGCTCAATGGTTCTGGTCCACTTCGTGCATCTCAGTCAGGGAGTTCATCAGGTTCTGAACCATTCTCCTCTGACTCTGTTGAAACTTTGAAATCCTCTGATGGTCAAAAAGAAGCAAGGGCGTCCCAAGTGCATGACACTTTTGAAGCTTATGGGTATGCAAATAGAGATGGCCATTATCAGAACCACCATGGCTTGCAATCCTCTACATATGGCCTGTACTTGGGTGAAAACAAGGACGGAGACCGTTCACGTGAAAACGAGGATGAAGATCATCCAGGCCGGCAGCTGAGGAAGCAGGCCAAAACGTCTTCTGCCCACCAGTGA